The nucleotide sequence ATTCtctatttgttgattttttttttttgaataatttttccCTTCCACCTCAAAAAGGGTTCTATTGGACTAAGAAGGGGAAGGAATAAATGGAGGGGGAAGCAGCATTTTCTTGATAGCAAAATATACAAATTTTTGATGAACCCTAACAGTTGAAATTAATTCAATGTTAACATTTCAGCATTTACTGAGGAGACCACTAGTCCAAGTGGTCAAGCTCCTCACCACCTGTGCTAAGGGTTGAAATCTCCATACTCGTTGAACAATAAAAAAGAGAGGATATTTCAACGTTTACAGTGCAAATGATCTTGATGGTtctagttttcttttataattaatGTCTTTCTCACATGTTTAAACCACAAAAATATCCTcttttagtatttgtttagtTTTAAGGAAAGTTACTTGGATATGCACAAGTTGCATCTTTTATGGAAAGAAAAGGCTTGAAGAAGGCTTAAAAACACTTCCTTCTTCTGGAGGATGCATGCTAATTTCTTGTTCCATGACTCATAAGGCGAGTAATTTCAAGTATGATTAATATTTCATTAATGGTGATTACTAGGAGATAAGACTGTTGGAACTTATCCATAGAAGATAAAAGAGTTGAAGAACTATATAATGTAGGCAAGTGTTTCAAGGTATAGAGCAAGCAGTCTTTCTTTGTTTCATTGTGAACAAAATTAATCAGGGGCTAATCAGCTAAACTTTCCATGGCTTGTTCTACTTTTTTGGCTATTGTAGCTTGCCTGCTTATATTTACAGAGTTCCACAGCTTTGTTGGTATGTTCATAGCATGTCACTTGATACACTTCTATATGATTTTAAGCATTTGTTGTTCCTGGTGAAATCAAAAAATTTCTTTGAGTTTTCATTGAATCAACTTGTCATTACTGTGTTGTTATTTGGATGCAGGGGCTAAACAAGTTGCAATTAATTATGGCATGGTAGCGGACAACCTTCCACCCCCAGCCCAAGTTGTACAACTGATGAAATCCAAGAACATTCAAAACATTCGCCTTTTCAACCCAAACCCTGATGCTTTAAACGCATTGAGAGGATCAGGAATCCAAGTCATCTTAGGAGTTGTCAATCTAGATCTCATCAATCTAGCCAGTAgcccagcagcagcagcaagttGGGTCCAAACGAATGTTGCACCATATGCAGCAGACATAACCTTTCGATGCATTGCAGCAGGAAATGAAATTCCAATTCCCAGTGATTTATCAGGATATCTAATCCCAGCAATGCATAACCTTAAAGCTGCATTAAATGCCGCAAATTTTAAAATCCCCGTCTCCACTGCAGGCTATGGGTTGTGGTTAGACAATACTTACCCTCCATCAGCCACTACTTGGAATAATAGTGCAGCTCCTGTTACAGGACAAATTGCACAATTCTTGCAAAACTATAGCTACCCTATGTTGGTGAATGCCTACCCTTTCTTTGCCTATTCTGGTAACCCGAAAGAAATCCGGCTAGATTATGCTTTAGGCAATGCAACTGAGGTTGTTGTTCATGATGGGGATTTGGGATACAAAAACTTGCTTGATGCAATGGTTGATGGGTGGTATGCTGCACTTGAAAAGAGTGGAGGACCCAATGTTGAGGTTATTGTTTCTGAGACAGGTTGGCCGTCGGCAGGAGCAGATATAGCGACTATGGCATATGCACAAACACATAATAACCTCGTAGTTTCTCGCGTTCATGCAGGCAAAGGAACTCCAAAGAGACCCATCAGTGCAGTTGACATCTACTTATTTGCCATGTTTAATGAAGACCAAAAGCCTGCTGGGACTGAGCAGAATTTTGGGTTGTTTCACCCTGACATGTCAGCGGTGTATCACATTGATTGGTAGGTGTTTAAATTGCAGACTAGGGAATAAGTCTTTTTGTCATTCTTATGTAattgttttcatttcatttcaataaaaaaaaggcaTTGAAGTAGTTGCAAAACAAGAGTTTGATTACTAGCTACTACAGATCTTTGATCTTTCCCATCTTTTAATCGTAAAATCAATACTCCTGCCTCCACCGTGATGTGACGATGCACAATGTTCTGGAAAAATACGTAACACCTCAGGAACTTCCCTGCACTTCAAGCGGAACTGGACACCAAGATTTCAATTGCAAAGGAGTCTGAACTGAAGTTGCAAAAGGTCTAAGATCAATAAAAGCTCAAAATTGTTCTCGGCTAATGGGTTTTGGGATTTACCTCTAAAACGGCTAAAATGTTGTGCGTTGGTTTTATAATGAGTTCTTTTGGGCCCATCGGTTTTACATTCAGCCTAAAGCCCAATAactttttttaagttttctgtGAAAGCCCAAAAACTTTTAATAGTGGGTCCTTTAGGGCTTCAGTTTAAAAACTAGCAAAACGTTATAACGACTAGGATTGTTTGGGAATGTTATCAGCAGTCTCTTCAGAAACAAAACGAATCGTATTAACTTTCTGCAATATAACGTCGTCGTTTATCTACTCACTGGTCCTCAGCCCTTCCCTATTTAAAGGGATTTGAAGCAAAATCGCCCAAACTCTTCCCGGCAACTACAGCTACGAGAAAATGTCAGCTGGCGATGAATCTTCTTGCGATTACTCGCGTCTCTACCTTCTGATCCACGAAACCCTCCTTCCGCATATTGTTAGTTCTAGAGTATCCAATTTAGGTGTTTCAGCAATTTTGTCTGGAT is from Tripterygium wilfordii isolate XIE 37 chromosome 14, ASM1340144v1, whole genome shotgun sequence and encodes:
- the LOC120014691 gene encoding glucan endo-1,3-beta-glucosidase-like encodes the protein MVADNLPPPAQVVQLMKSKNIQNIRLFNPNPDALNALRGSGIQVILGVVNLDLINLASSPAAAASWVQTNVAPYAADITFRCIAAGNEIPIPSDLSGYLIPAMHNLKAALNAANFKIPVSTAGYGLWLDNTYPPSATTWNNSAAPVTGQIAQFLQNYSYPMLVNAYPFFAYSGNPKEIRLDYALGNATEVVVHDGDLGYKNLLDAMVDGWYAALEKSGGPNVEVIVSETGWPSAGADIATMAYAQTHNNLVVSRVHAGKGTPKRPISAVDIYLFAMFNEDQKPAGTEQNFGLFHPDMSAVYHIDW